In Crassostrea angulata isolate pt1a10 chromosome 6, ASM2561291v2, whole genome shotgun sequence, a genomic segment contains:
- the LOC128188741 gene encoding uncharacterized protein LOC128188741, whose product MNMNSVVNSLYQLDDSMSKQKTIEIKRVMRGALSMSRSTTGDNTFHVNKFASKGLEQQIKVLDKAKIQCRNGINSRKRTALRKWCLVFGKQKSMNDSIKELNDVLTKAIEDDDFLGPITYREEAKTAEVEPEPEPEPEPEPEVKRSGMDPSQIRALMIRKQKGGTAGLEIKTNEQGITSMLLPKIDFGNTDVKLDDIELDPETPKPQEDIWPLKDTTWVNSYIKDQREKHDLLFTKNILKTIQLGMHSNPLNSFRLRAKLSDDPMDFLRQLTSAKTARPTTRNDFSREIQTAKTLPTFRHISTARSMTKSRKDSEANTKFPPLSRSKTMIS is encoded by the coding sequence atgaatatgaacaGTGTTGTTAACTCCCTGTACCAGTTGGATGACAGTATGAGCAAACAGAAGACAATTGAGATCAAGCGAGTCATGAGAGGTGCTCTCAGCATGTCTAGAAGTACAACAGGCGACAACACATTCCATGTCAACAAATTCGCCAGCAAAGGTTTGGAGCAGCAGATAAAAGTCTTAGATAAAGCTAAGATCCAATGTCGGAACGGAATAAATTCCAGGAAACGGACAGCATTAAGAAAATGGTGTCTTGTTTTCGGTAAGCAAAAGTCCATGAACGATTCAATAAAAGAGTTAAACGATGTGTTAACGAAAGCAATTGAAGATGACGATTTCCTAGGACCAATTACCTACAGAGAAGAAGCCAAAACAGCGGAAGTTGAACCGGAACCGGAACCAGAACCGGAACCGGAACCTGAGGTCAAAAGGTCAGGAATGGATCCTAGTCAAATTCGTGCTTTAATGATAAGGAAACAGAAAGGAGGAACGGCGGGACTTGAGATAAAGACAAATGAACAAGGAATTACTTCTATGCTTTTACCTAAAATTGATTTTGGAAACACGGATGTGAAACTCGATGATATAGAGCTAGACCCTGAAACTCCAAAACCTCAAGAAGATATTTGGCCTCTAAAGGACACTACATGGGTTAATTCTTATATCAAAGATCAAAGAGAGAAGCATGACCTCctctttacaaaaaatattcttaaaaccATACAACTAGGGATGCATTCAAATCCTTTAAACAGTTTTCGGTTGAGAGCAAAGCTTTCGGACGATCCGATGGACTTTCTGAGACAGTTAACTTCCGCAAAGACAGCCCGTCCTACCACAAGAAATGACTTTAGTCGTGAAATTCAGACCGCTAAAACTCTGCCAACCTTTCGACACATCTCCACGGCTCGGTCTATGACGAAATCCCGGAAAGATTCCGAGGCAAATACAAAATTCCCGCCTCTTTCCCGCTCCAAAACCATGATCTCTTAA
- the LOC128189107 gene encoding exonuclease V-like, which produces MASPSGDRLDVEDYVLDEIFSEWGDSPPIADSDNDTAKSHNSESKSLEKPGKGTQSETTSSTQESETMASSKESGTMASSKESETMASSKESETTSSTQESETMTSSKEPETMASSKESETMASSKESETMASSKESETTSSSKEPETMTSSKEPETMASSKEPETLASSKEPETLASSKEPETMASTKEPETLASSKISTSTVVSLNDFQQLSLLERFRPGYLWVTDLTKQNWCEQQLFYAFTIPSVAVVEDTPVMKAGTDYHLARELATHDVVKVDVQSSEDIWAVKMLNLHSAVSTFLNGGNVAREVPVFGAPFNENILVVGLIDELRFDPLNYTIDLNELKTRQYSNLPSHAQKKQHSFQVSLYKTLFDDLVKGRVSKQFMASSLRIDLHKELGGSIREHAEKQFVEIKTLNDLMDIIFHKIQTLTCISQVFIEYVHQESKQTIGHMEVEYDVSEVSNLYKNYVQFWRGNRSAEGVDIEEAWKCQRCDFNSVCEWREKKAKEYEFKNKQKNKRCK; this is translated from the exons ATGGCCTCCCCATCTGGGGACAGACTTGATGTGGAAGATTACGTGTTGGACGAGATCTTTTCTGAATGGGGAGATTCGCCACCCATCGCAGATTCAGATAATG ATACGGCGAAATCGCACAATTCTGAATCGAAAAGTTTAGAGAAACCCGGGAAAGGAACACAGTCTGAAACCACATCGAGTACCCAAGAATCTGAAACCATGGCGAGTTCCAAAGAGTCTGGAACCATGGCGAGTTCCAAAGAGTCTGAAACCATGGCGAGTTCCAAAGAGTCTGAAACCACATCGAGTACCCAAGAATCTGAAACCATGACGAGTTCCAAAGAACCTGAAACCATGGCGAGTTCCAAAGAGTCTGAAACCATGGCGAGTTCCAAAGAGTCTGAAACCATGGCGAGTTCCAAAGAGTCTGAAACCACATCGAGTTCCAAAGAACCTGAAACCATGACGAGTTCCAAAGAACCTGAAACCATGGCGAGTTCCAAAGAACCTGAAACATTGGCGAGCTCCAAAGAACCTGAAACATTGGCGAGTTCCAAAGAACCTGAAACCATGGCGAGCACCAAAGAACCTGAAACATTGGCGAGTTCCAAAATATCAACCAGCACAGTAGTATCGCTTAATGACTTTCAACAGCTATCTCTGTTGGAGAGATTTCGTCCAGGGTATCTCTGGGTCACAGATTTGACGAAACAGAACTGGTGCGAGCAACAGCTGTTCTACGCATTCACCATCCCTTCGGTAGCAGTTGTGGAGGACACGCCCGTGATGAAGGCGGGGACGGACTATCACTTGGCTAGAG AACTAGCAACTCATGATGTTGTGAAAGTTGACGTCCAGTCAAGCGAAGACATTTGGGCTGTCAAAATGCTCAACCTGCATTCGGCTGTGAGCACGTTCCTGAATGGAGGAAACGTTGCAAGAGAGGTGCCGGTGTTTGGTGCGCCATTCAATGAGAACATCCTGGTAGTTGGGCTCATTGACGAATTGCGTTTCGATCCTTTGAACTACACCATTGACTTGAATGAGTTAAAAACTCGCCAGTATTCTAACTTACCGTCTCACGCTCAAAAGAAACAACACAGTTTTCAAGTGAGTTTATACAAGACTCTGTTTGACGATCTCGTAAAAGGGAGAGTTTCCAAACAATTCATGGCTTCTTCCTTGAGGATTGATCTTCATAAAGAGCTTGGCGGATCAATACGAGAACACGCAGAGAAACAATTCGTCGAGATAAAAACACTGAATGATCTCATGGACATTATATTCCACAAAATACAAACTCTTACCTGTATCAGTCAAGTTTTCATCGAATACGTTCATCAGGAATCAAAGCAGACGATAGGTCACATGGAAGTGGAGTATGACGTCAGTGAAGTTTCGAACTTGTACAAGAACTATGTGCAATTCTGGAGAGGAAACCGATCAGCGGAGGGTGTAGATATAGAGGAGGCGTGGAAGTGCCAGAGGTGTGACTTTAACTCGGTTTGCGAGTGGAGAGAAAAGAAGGCGAAAGAATacgaatttaaaaataaacagaaaaataaacgTTGCAAATAG